The Deferribacterota bacterium genome segment GCTAAATCCACCTGTTATTTCAGCATATTTTTCTGCAATGAGTGAGTCAAGGCTTATATTAATTCTATTAACCCCACTTTTTTTCAGTTCCTCTGCATAAAGATGGAGAAGTGAGCCATTTGTTGTTAAAGTTACTTCTTTTATTCCTTGAATAGAGCTTAACTCTTTGATAAAATTGGTTAAATCCTTTCTGACGAGTGGTTCACCTCCAGTTAATCTGATCTTTTCTACTCCAACTTTTGTTAATTCATTAACAATAAATAATAGGTCTTCATATTTTAGTATTTGTTTGTGTTGTAATTGCACAAATTCATTA includes the following:
- a CDS encoding radical SAM protein, with translation MKLIDRHNRKYTYLRLSITDRCNYKCKYCHPFNEFVQLQHKQILKYEDLLFIVNELTKVGVEKIRLTGGEPLVRKDLTNFIKELSSIQGIKEVTLTTNGSLLHLYAEELKKSGVNRINISLDSLIAEKYAEITGGFS